Proteins encoded by one window of Fimbriiglobus ruber:
- a CDS encoding TIGR02996 domain-containing protein, producing the protein MNEEAAFNAWLDANPHDSVARGAYADWLREQDDPRCDWYELASRTGRVPTNSGHKPSVWFRWYWLEIMAESPLFKFVEHCRLPWEFLQNDQIHLSTFISRQAAEDACANAFASLPAEGQAAVEAEIRGIGSGRGELRGCRRERIGAATTD; encoded by the coding sequence GTGAACGAAGAGGCCGCGTTCAACGCGTGGCTCGACGCCAACCCGCACGACTCGGTGGCCCGGGGCGCGTACGCCGACTGGCTCCGGGAACAGGATGACCCGAGATGCGACTGGTACGAGCTGGCAAGTCGGACAGGGCGGGTGCCGACAAACAGCGGGCACAAACCTTCCGTTTGGTTTCGCTGGTATTGGTTGGAAATCATGGCAGAGTCGCCACTGTTTAAATTCGTTGAACACTGCAGGCTGCCTTGGGAATTTCTGCAAAATGACCAAATTCATCTGAGCACTTTTATTTCTCGTCAAGCCGCGGAAGACGCCTGTGCCAACGCCTTCGCCTCCCTCCCCGCCGAGGGCCAGGCCGCCGTGGAAGCGGAGATTCGGGGTATTGGGAGCGGACGCGGGGAACTCAGGGGGTGCAGACGTGAGCGAATAGGAGCGGCTACCACTGACTGA